In one window of uncultured Sphaerochaeta sp. DNA:
- the eno gene encoding phosphopyruvate hydratase, with product MSIIEFIEAREILDSRGNPTVEVDVILEDGSMGRAAVPSGASTGVHEAVELRDGDKSRYLGKGVLKAVDNVNNIIAPELEGMDSLDQVAIDRAMIALDGTPNKAKLGANAILGVSMAVARAAADYLGLPLYKYLGAYHACTLPVPMANILNGGAHSDNKVDFQEFMVMPIGAASLREGLRMTAEVFHNLKAVLKGRKYNTSVGDEGGFAPDLQSNEEALEVIMEAIKAAGYTTGRDGDFMIALDPASSELYDEKTKTYTLRWSTGDKLTSAQMVDLWEDWANRYPIISIEDGMAEDDWEGWKLLTDRIGDRVQLVGDDLFVTNVERLKMGLEKGVGNSILIKVNQIGTLTETFEAIDLAKRNGYTSIVSHRSGETEDNFIADLVVALETGQIKTGSMSRSDRLAKYNQLLRIEDYLGDTAEYAGRDAFRVL from the coding sequence ATGAGCATTATTGAATTTATCGAAGCCAGGGAAATCCTTGACTCACGTGGTAACCCCACCGTTGAAGTAGATGTCATTCTTGAGGATGGTTCCATGGGCCGTGCAGCAGTTCCTTCTGGTGCTTCCACCGGAGTCCACGAAGCTGTAGAGCTGCGTGATGGGGACAAGAGCCGCTATCTTGGTAAGGGCGTTTTGAAGGCTGTAGACAATGTCAACAACATCATTGCACCTGAACTTGAAGGTATGGATTCTCTTGACCAGGTTGCTATCGACCGCGCTATGATTGCTCTTGACGGTACTCCAAATAAGGCAAAGCTTGGTGCAAACGCAATTCTTGGTGTTTCCATGGCTGTTGCCCGTGCTGCTGCTGACTACCTCGGTCTGCCGCTGTACAAATATCTTGGTGCTTACCACGCTTGCACACTTCCCGTTCCGATGGCAAACATCCTCAACGGTGGTGCACACAGCGATAACAAGGTTGACTTCCAGGAGTTCATGGTAATGCCGATCGGTGCTGCTTCCCTCCGCGAGGGACTTCGCATGACCGCAGAGGTATTCCACAACCTGAAGGCAGTCCTGAAGGGACGCAAGTACAACACCTCTGTTGGTGATGAGGGTGGTTTCGCTCCCGACTTGCAGTCCAATGAAGAGGCTCTTGAGGTCATCATGGAAGCTATCAAGGCTGCTGGTTACACCACCGGTCGTGATGGGGACTTCATGATTGCTCTTGATCCGGCCAGCAGTGAGCTGTACGACGAGAAGACCAAGACCTATACCCTCAGATGGTCCACCGGTGACAAGCTCACCAGTGCACAGATGGTTGATCTCTGGGAAGACTGGGCAAACCGCTACCCGATCATCTCAATCGAAGACGGCATGGCCGAGGACGACTGGGAAGGTTGGAAGTTGCTCACCGATCGTATCGGCGACCGTGTCCAGCTTGTTGGCGATGACTTGTTCGTAACCAATGTTGAGAGACTGAAGATGGGTCTTGAGAAGGGTGTTGGTAACTCCATCCTGATCAAGGTGAACCAGATCGGTACCCTCACTGAGACCTTCGAGGCTATTGACCTTGCAAAGCGCAACGGCTACACCTCAATCGTTTCCCACCGCTCCGGAGAGACCGAGGACAACTTCATTGCTGACCTCGTAGTTGCTCTTGAGACTGGACAGATCAAGACCGGCAGCATGAGCCGCTCTGACCGTCTTGCCAAGTACAACCAGCTTCTGCGCATCGAGGACTACCTTGGTGATACCGCTGAGTATGCTGGACGGGATGCTTTCCGCGTACTGTAA
- a CDS encoding UPF0158 family protein: protein MDNEHVSYRLPVLSRDLLDSIIFAMEDQANFYFLDLKDEFLVREDEIQYLDDIDEKERENRFIPIPDWEPSDGFHLMEMFANRVRNPLYRSRLLAALQSGRGVFRKFKDTLSETPILERKWFSFRDEQLKRVVVSWYREQESLNQLLELSDEETELTEDILLEDFTFETLEGPVTEEIMNMVQSLVTELEAGSEEDRIASVVLMRHLELDELDHFYLAKAQDGSLAAFLSYTMLADYLVEVPLFGVKTEYRGLGLFRLLFDSFSRQMARFHYQKVVITLAAGFLGMEKLFAPYGAKEVTKQLIIDTRSWNTTHPSSEEAFL from the coding sequence ATGGATAATGAACATGTATCATATCGTTTGCCTGTTTTAAGTAGGGATCTTCTCGATTCCATCATCTTTGCGATGGAGGATCAAGCAAACTTTTACTTCCTTGACCTCAAGGATGAGTTCCTCGTGAGAGAGGATGAGATACAGTATCTCGATGATATTGATGAAAAAGAGCGCGAGAACCGGTTCATTCCCATACCTGACTGGGAACCATCGGATGGTTTCCATCTCATGGAAATGTTTGCAAACAGGGTAAGGAATCCCCTCTACCGATCCCGTCTTCTTGCTGCCCTACAGAGCGGGAGGGGGGTATTCAGAAAATTCAAGGACACGCTCTCTGAGACACCAATACTGGAGCGGAAATGGTTCAGTTTCCGTGATGAACAACTTAAGCGTGTGGTTGTCTCCTGGTACAGGGAACAGGAGAGCCTTAATCAACTGCTGGAGTTGAGCGATGAAGAGACAGAACTCACTGAAGACATCCTGTTGGAGGACTTCACCTTTGAAACCCTTGAAGGACCGGTAACCGAAGAGATCATGAATATGGTCCAATCATTGGTAACTGAACTTGAGGCAGGCAGTGAAGAAGACCGCATTGCAAGCGTAGTTTTGATGCGTCACCTGGAACTCGACGAACTCGATCATTTCTACTTGGCCAAAGCACAGGATGGCAGTCTGGCAGCCTTCCTCTCCTACACCATGCTTGCCGACTATCTCGTGGAAGTCCCTCTCTTTGGAGTCAAGACTGAATACCGTGGTCTTGGCCTTTTCCGTCTCCTTTTCGACTCATTCAGCCGTCAGATGGCTCGATTCCACTACCAGAAGGTTGTGATCACCTTGGCCGCTGGGTTCCTGGGAATGGAGAAACTCTTTGCCCCCTACGGTGCAAAGGAAGTTACCAAGCAGCTCATTATTGATACAAGGAGTTGGAATACAACCCATCCAAGTTCAGAAGAAGCCTTTCTCTAG
- a CDS encoding glucosamine-6-phosphate deaminase: protein MRVTICEDKHDMGYQAAKLGITIIQDAIEKKGHAVISVATGLSQFSLYEHLAKADIDWSKVEAFGLAEYVDLPDTHPSSFRYYLNNRFVQKVTHLGAFHQINGDAENLEEEVKRLNALIKKKKVDVSFLGIGENGHIGFNDPPANFETDDPYIVVELEDRCRRQQVSEGWFPKIDEVPSKAITMSVRQILKAKHLICSVPDQRKARAVAMCLYDQIGVYSPCAALRTKKECTLLLDRTASMLVMGDRR, encoded by the coding sequence ATGCGTGTAACCATTTGCGAAGACAAACATGACATGGGCTACCAGGCAGCAAAGCTAGGCATTACCATCATTCAGGATGCAATCGAGAAGAAAGGCCATGCTGTCATATCCGTCGCAACTGGTTTAAGTCAATTCTCCCTCTACGAACATCTTGCAAAAGCAGACATTGACTGGAGCAAGGTGGAGGCCTTCGGCTTGGCTGAATATGTAGACCTTCCTGACACCCACCCTTCCAGTTTCCGCTATTACCTGAACAATCGGTTTGTCCAGAAAGTGACCCACCTTGGTGCATTTCACCAGATTAACGGAGATGCGGAGAACCTGGAAGAAGAGGTCAAGAGATTGAACGCTCTCATCAAAAAGAAAAAAGTGGATGTCTCCTTCCTTGGTATTGGTGAGAACGGACACATCGGGTTCAACGACCCCCCTGCAAATTTTGAAACCGACGACCCATACATTGTCGTGGAGCTTGAGGATCGATGCAGGAGGCAACAGGTAAGCGAGGGGTGGTTCCCAAAGATTGATGAGGTTCCCTCAAAAGCCATCACCATGTCTGTAAGGCAGATCCTGAAAGCTAAACACCTTATCTGTTCCGTCCCGGACCAAAGAAAAGCCCGTGCGGTTGCCATGTGTCTCTATGATCAGATAGGGGTATATTCCCCTTGTGCTGCACTCAGGACAAAGAAAGAGTGTACCCTGCTCCTGGACCGAACCGCTTCCATGTTGGTAATGGGCGACCGAAGATAG
- the uxuA gene encoding mannonate dehydratase, with protein MHMSLRWFGSKHDTVTLQQIRQIPGVEGVITTLYDIPAGQVWPIERIQELKKEVEADDLKVLGIESVNIHDAIKIGGEDRDKYIANYIQTLENLGKEGITTVCYNFMPVFDWTRTELAKMRSDGSTVLAYDQKVVDGIDPQSFLDQTNNSSQGFEMPGWEPERLAKIKELMEAYKDVSDDKLFENLVYFLKAIQPTCETYGIKMAIHPDDPAWPVFGLPRIITSKEKILKVMKAVDAPFNGLTFCAGSFGTNPKNDLPGIIRSLPGRIHFAHIRNLHHFGEGVFEEAAHLSSDGSFDLYEIVKALYDIGFEGPARPDHGRMIWGEVAMPGYGLYDRALGASYILGLYEAIQKSDQRK; from the coding sequence ATGCATATGTCACTTCGCTGGTTCGGCTCAAAGCACGATACCGTTACCCTACAACAGATCCGTCAGATTCCAGGCGTTGAAGGGGTTATCACCACCCTCTACGATATTCCCGCTGGACAAGTATGGCCGATCGAAAGAATCCAGGAGCTCAAGAAAGAGGTAGAAGCCGATGATTTGAAAGTACTCGGCATTGAGAGCGTCAATATTCATGACGCCATCAAGATTGGTGGAGAGGACCGCGACAAGTACATCGCAAACTACATCCAGACCCTTGAGAACCTCGGCAAGGAAGGAATTACCACTGTCTGTTACAACTTCATGCCGGTCTTCGACTGGACCAGGACTGAACTTGCCAAGATGAGAAGTGACGGAAGCACCGTATTGGCATATGACCAGAAAGTGGTGGATGGGATCGACCCACAGTCTTTCCTCGACCAGACGAACAACAGCTCCCAGGGCTTTGAAATGCCAGGTTGGGAACCAGAACGCCTTGCCAAGATCAAGGAACTGATGGAAGCGTACAAGGATGTCTCTGATGATAAACTCTTCGAGAACCTTGTCTACTTCCTTAAAGCAATCCAGCCAACCTGTGAAACGTACGGCATCAAGATGGCTATCCATCCGGATGATCCAGCCTGGCCTGTGTTTGGGCTGCCAAGGATCATTACCAGCAAGGAGAAAATCCTGAAAGTCATGAAGGCTGTTGATGCACCATTCAATGGACTCACCTTCTGTGCAGGATCTTTTGGAACCAATCCAAAGAACGACCTTCCCGGTATTATCCGCTCACTGCCCGGAAGAATCCATTTTGCCCATATCAGGAACCTGCATCATTTTGGAGAGGGAGTGTTTGAGGAAGCTGCCCACCTATCCAGCGATGGTTCCTTTGATCTCTATGAGATTGTAAAGGCACTTTATGACATCGGCTTCGAAGGGCCAGCTCGACCAGACCATGGAAGAATGATCTGGGGAGAAGTGGCAATGCCCGGCTATGGATTGTATGACCGTGCACTCGGTGCATCCTACATTCTCGGGCTTTACGAGGCTATTCAGAAAAGTGACCAGAGGAAATAG
- a CDS encoding GntR family transcriptional regulator has protein sequence MAQIVRVTASEEIYQTLRDEILSLRFKPGEELNLQQLSVQLQVSRSPVRDALMRLSSDNLVDIFPQKGTRVSLINLKQVEEERFLRKSLEDHAVKKFIYVARDDHFKAMEAAIEEQAAHAIGDDFIKFLEADNTFHAIIFHAIGMQRIWNIILAQGGNHHRIRLLSFYQKNVLADIIEQHRLMLNALKHKQLDAILNLEDKHLSKLLQETELMVGRYPEYFKQERTYAPLQFQHQQAWRPS, from the coding sequence ATGGCACAAATAGTCCGTGTTACTGCATCTGAGGAAATCTATCAGACCCTTCGGGACGAAATTCTCTCCCTGCGCTTCAAGCCGGGAGAGGAGTTGAACCTGCAACAGCTCTCCGTGCAGTTGCAGGTCAGTCGCTCTCCTGTCAGGGATGCACTCATGAGATTGAGCTCTGACAACCTGGTTGATATCTTTCCACAAAAAGGAACCCGAGTCTCCCTCATCAATCTAAAGCAGGTTGAAGAGGAACGTTTTTTGCGCAAAAGCCTTGAAGACCATGCAGTCAAGAAATTCATCTACGTGGCACGTGATGATCATTTCAAGGCTATGGAAGCTGCAATTGAAGAACAGGCAGCGCATGCAATAGGTGATGATTTCATCAAATTCCTTGAAGCTGACAACACCTTCCATGCAATCATCTTCCATGCCATTGGTATGCAACGCATCTGGAACATCATCCTCGCCCAAGGCGGAAACCACCATAGGATTCGTCTTCTCTCCTTTTATCAGAAAAATGTCCTTGCAGATATTATTGAGCAACACCGTCTGATGCTGAATGCACTCAAGCACAAACAACTTGATGCCATCCTCAACCTTGAGGATAAACACCTTTCAAAACTATTACAGGAAACTGAATTGATGGTTGGTCGATACCCTGAGTACTTCAAACAGGAGAGGACGTACGCTCCACTTCAGTTCCAACACCAACAAGCCTGGAGGCCTTCATGA
- a CDS encoding mannitol dehydrogenase family protein, giving the protein MKLTNTGLQNRSEWEDKGYILPSYDRASMVQKTEKQPTWVHFGAGNIFRIFPAALQQRLLSKGLAETGIIVGEGFDYQIIDEVYEKHDNMTLMVTLKSDGSIAKEVIASVAAAYKCDQQFSKEWAFFQKTFRSPSLQMVSFTITEKGYALKRGDGSFHPAIEKDLLSGPEQNIMFLPRLVALMYERYLADGGKLALVSMDNCSHNGEKLQDAVMTIAQAWEEKGLVKEGFVSYLQRDVSFPWSMIDKITPRPDAKVEAMLKADGFEDTSLVITDKNTYTAAFVNAEEPQYLVIEDDFPAGRPHLEDVGVYFTDRDTVNKVERMKVTTCLNPLHTTLAIYGCLLSHSLISEEMRDPQLKRMVEIIGYEEGMPVVTDPGILDPKAFIDEVLTVRFPNPFMPDTPQRIATDTSQKLAIRFGETIKSYLGSDQLDVQDLKLIPLVFAGWLRYLMGLDDELNPFTPSSDPRLEEAQAYLNDIKIGMKGPFPALEALLKDESIWGVNLQKIGMADLVLSYFAELIAGKGAIRATLIKYIQ; this is encoded by the coding sequence ATGAAACTAACCAATACCGGATTACAGAACAGAAGCGAATGGGAAGACAAGGGGTATATCCTGCCATCCTATGATCGCGCATCAATGGTACAGAAGACGGAGAAGCAACCTACCTGGGTGCATTTTGGTGCAGGAAACATTTTCCGTATTTTCCCCGCAGCACTCCAACAGAGACTCCTTAGTAAAGGACTTGCAGAGACAGGCATCATCGTAGGGGAAGGCTTTGACTACCAGATCATCGACGAGGTCTATGAGAAACACGACAATATGACCCTGATGGTAACCCTCAAGAGTGATGGATCAATCGCCAAGGAGGTCATTGCCTCTGTCGCAGCTGCCTACAAATGTGACCAGCAGTTCTCCAAAGAGTGGGCATTTTTCCAGAAAACGTTCCGCTCCCCTTCCCTTCAGATGGTAAGCTTTACCATCACGGAGAAAGGGTACGCTCTCAAGCGTGGGGATGGATCATTCCACCCAGCAATCGAGAAAGACCTTCTCTCAGGGCCTGAGCAAAACATCATGTTCCTTCCAAGGCTTGTTGCACTGATGTATGAGCGCTATTTGGCTGATGGGGGTAAACTTGCCCTTGTAAGCATGGACAACTGTTCACACAACGGGGAAAAGCTCCAGGACGCTGTCATGACCATCGCCCAGGCTTGGGAAGAGAAAGGCTTGGTAAAAGAGGGCTTCGTCTCATATCTCCAGAGGGATGTTTCTTTTCCCTGGTCTATGATCGACAAGATCACCCCACGTCCTGATGCAAAGGTTGAAGCGATGCTCAAGGCCGATGGTTTTGAGGATACCTCATTGGTTATCACCGACAAGAACACCTATACAGCGGCATTCGTGAATGCAGAGGAACCCCAGTACCTGGTCATTGAGGATGATTTCCCTGCCGGCAGGCCTCATCTCGAGGATGTCGGGGTGTACTTCACTGACAGGGATACCGTAAATAAGGTTGAAAGAATGAAGGTGACCACCTGCTTGAATCCCCTGCATACAACCCTCGCCATCTATGGCTGCCTGCTTTCACACTCGCTCATCAGTGAAGAGATGAGGGACCCACAGTTGAAGCGGATGGTGGAAATCATCGGGTATGAGGAAGGGATGCCGGTAGTAACCGATCCCGGAATTCTTGACCCGAAGGCATTCATTGATGAAGTGCTCACCGTCAGGTTCCCCAACCCCTTCATGCCAGACACCCCTCAGAGAATTGCAACTGATACCAGTCAGAAACTTGCGATCAGGTTCGGCGAGACCATCAAGTCATATCTTGGCAGTGATCAGCTGGACGTACAAGACTTGAAGCTCATCCCCCTGGTATTTGCTGGATGGCTACGCTACCTTATGGGACTGGATGATGAACTCAACCCGTTCACCCCAAGCTCTGACCCACGTCTTGAAGAGGCACAGGCTTATCTCAATGATATCAAGATTGGAATGAAGGGTCCTTTCCCTGCATTGGAAGCGCTGCTCAAGGACGAATCCATCTGGGGTGTTAACCTTCAGAAGATTGGTATGGCAGACTTGGTGCTCTCCTACTTTGCTGAGTTGATAGCAGGAAAGGGAGCAATTCGAGCAACGTTGATCAAGTACATACAATAG
- a CDS encoding YitT family protein has product MQHSHTGRLVIEALYLVLGTAVAGAAIALFITPARIASGGVNGIATILYHVTGFDTGLVMLLISLPLFFIGLRIFGRLYGAKSLAGTILLSLWVSLMGQLTNYDGVLPYVDRMDTLLSAIFGGVLIGGGIGIVMRSGANTGGTDILAQIISRYTPLALGTALFLCDGLIIIAGALVFGLERALFAIITLYISGQMVNFMVMNLGTKYAKTAYIVSDRHEAIGKRIITELRHGGTLINGVGVFTQKERKLLLAVVHNQQINHLTQIVHEEDPKAFMFVHETYQALGEGFVPMRRIIKSEKQRSKQDRPKG; this is encoded by the coding sequence ATGCAGCACTCACACACCGGGCGCCTCGTTATCGAGGCGCTCTATCTTGTCTTGGGAACAGCAGTGGCAGGAGCAGCAATTGCCTTATTCATAACCCCTGCAAGAATTGCCAGTGGAGGGGTAAACGGCATTGCAACCATCCTCTACCATGTAACTGGGTTTGACACAGGATTGGTCATGCTCCTGATCAGTCTTCCCCTCTTTTTCATAGGGCTGAGAATCTTTGGCCGTCTCTATGGAGCAAAGAGCCTGGCAGGAACGATACTGCTCAGTCTTTGGGTCAGCCTTATGGGTCAACTCACCAATTATGACGGGGTATTACCCTATGTGGATAGGATGGATACGCTCCTCTCAGCTATCTTCGGGGGAGTCCTGATTGGGGGTGGCATTGGGATAGTAATGCGCTCTGGTGCAAACACGGGCGGTACAGATATCCTCGCCCAGATCATCAGCCGCTACACTCCGCTTGCACTGGGAACAGCGCTCTTCCTCTGTGATGGGCTTATCATTATTGCGGGAGCGCTTGTCTTTGGCTTGGAGCGGGCTCTCTTTGCAATCATCACGCTCTACATCTCAGGACAGATGGTAAATTTCATGGTAATGAACCTTGGAACCAAATACGCAAAAACCGCCTACATTGTCAGTGATCGGCACGAGGCAATAGGAAAGCGTATCATCACAGAGTTGAGACATGGAGGAACCTTGATAAACGGTGTTGGGGTCTTTACGCAGAAGGAGAGGAAGCTCCTCCTGGCTGTGGTTCACAACCAACAGATCAACCACCTGACACAGATTGTACACGAAGAGGACCCCAAGGCCTTCATGTTTGTACATGAGACCTATCAAGCTCTTGGGGAAGGATTTGTCCCCATGAGACGCATCATCAAATCAGAAAAACAGCGGAGCAAGCAGGACCGTCCAAAGGGCTGA
- a CDS encoding LrgB family protein — MLEILSSPLFGISLSVFAFQAGVFINKKLKNPLANPLVIAMLIIIAVLLLFDIPLDAYEEGSSVIYMFLTPVTAVLALSIYRQRDVLRQAFFPIVLGTLAGALAALFSVVVTCNLLGLDRTILASLLSKSVTTPIAIALTEQFGGLPPLTIASTLISGLAGNLLAPVLPKLFRVKDAVAHGVGIGACSHALGTSKALEIGGVQGAMSSISLSFSALWTVLLAPLFF; from the coding sequence ATGCTTGAGATTCTTAGCTCACCATTGTTTGGGATTTCCCTATCGGTCTTTGCCTTCCAGGCAGGGGTTTTCATCAACAAGAAACTGAAAAACCCTTTGGCAAACCCCTTGGTGATTGCCATGCTGATCATCATAGCTGTCCTGCTTCTATTTGATATCCCTCTTGACGCCTATGAAGAAGGTTCTTCTGTCATCTATATGTTCCTTACCCCGGTCACCGCAGTGCTTGCTCTGTCAATCTACCGACAGAGAGATGTGCTGAGGCAGGCCTTTTTTCCGATAGTTTTGGGCACGTTGGCTGGGGCCTTGGCTGCTCTCTTCTCAGTGGTAGTAACGTGCAATCTGCTTGGTTTGGATAGGACGATTCTGGCCAGCCTGCTCTCCAAATCGGTTACCACTCCCATAGCAATCGCCTTGACCGAACAGTTCGGTGGTCTTCCCCCATTGACCATCGCTTCCACCCTTATCAGCGGGCTTGCTGGGAATCTACTCGCTCCAGTGCTTCCAAAGCTCTTTAGGGTCAAGGATGCCGTTGCACATGGTGTCGGTATAGGTGCCTGTTCCCATGCGCTTGGTACCAGCAAGGCCTTGGAGATAGGCGGTGTGCAGGGTGCCATGAGTAGCATCTCTCTCTCATTCTCAGCCCTTTGGACGGTCCTGCTTGCTCCGCTGTTTTTCTGA
- a CDS encoding CidA/LrgA family protein yields MKYLIQLALIFGLCLVGDVISLVLPFTLPSSVISMLLILVLLSSGLLKEHHIGEGADFMLKNMTFFFIPPVVGILRYSSLVQSIWWQLLVVNLVSLFACFAASSWTVVLVQFVQKSIRERRHA; encoded by the coding sequence ATGAAATACTTGATACAGCTTGCACTTATCTTTGGTCTCTGTCTGGTGGGGGATGTCATTTCCTTGGTGCTTCCGTTCACCCTTCCCTCAAGTGTGATCAGCATGCTGCTGATTCTTGTGCTGCTCTCCAGTGGGTTGCTCAAAGAGCACCACATAGGCGAGGGTGCGGACTTCATGCTCAAGAACATGACGTTCTTTTTCATTCCTCCTGTGGTTGGGATCTTGCGATACTCCTCATTGGTCCAAAGTATCTGGTGGCAGTTGCTTGTGGTGAACCTGGTCTCGTTGTTTGCTTGTTTTGCAGCGAGTAGCTGGACAGTGGTCCTGGTGCAATTCGTGCAGAAAAGCATAAGGGAGAGAAGACATGCTTGA
- a CDS encoding nitroreductase family protein codes for MNTIIDHILTRRSVRSFSDEQIREEDLDLILKAATLAPNGMNQEPWHFTAIQDPETLRELDEKVVGPGGSFFYHAPTLILVSIEIGNTFEKEDTACAMTNMMQAAHALGLGSVWCNRINHNPELGVQLSAYGVPEGYKVTGTLAVGYPKGDYSLPRVPKQGTITYIRS; via the coding sequence ATGAATACAATCATTGACCATATCCTTACACGCAGAAGCGTGCGAAGTTTTTCCGATGAACAGATCAGAGAAGAGGACCTCGATCTCATTCTCAAAGCAGCAACTCTTGCCCCCAATGGCATGAATCAGGAACCTTGGCACTTCACAGCAATCCAGGATCCAGAGACCTTGCGGGAGCTCGATGAAAAGGTGGTTGGTCCAGGCGGATCATTTTTCTACCATGCACCAACCCTGATTCTTGTTTCCATTGAGATCGGGAATACCTTTGAGAAGGAAGATACCGCCTGTGCGATGACCAACATGATGCAGGCAGCTCATGCCCTGGGATTGGGCTCAGTGTGGTGCAATCGTATCAACCATAATCCCGAGCTCGGTGTACAACTCTCTGCATACGGCGTACCCGAGGGATACAAGGTAACAGGAACCCTTGCTGTAGGATACCCCAAGGGTGATTATTCTTTACCAAGAGTACCGAAACAGGGCACCATTACCTACATTCGTTCGTAA
- a CDS encoding DNA/RNA non-specific endonuclease — protein MGRRTNKAKKRGKRILILLVILVVLWVLTLVLAPNEQEYVQTSTSGIPNLELPDYSATDIVVTHPGYTLLYDEEHEQARWVAYELTRSELYGMYERGDDFRSDPSVPSESASLDDYRGSGYDRGHLIPAADLSWSEEAMSGSFYLSNMSPQEGQFNRGIWSKLEATVRNFADTEGSIYVVTGPVLTDGPYDTIGDNEVSIPNQYYKVILDYREPQLKSIAFLLPNEGSKKDLEDFATSIDEIETITGIDFFHRLPDPQETELEADYDVRAWDFNTFQVSKADREAFNADPTNEVKQPQKATGWYAVAKSTLNTVLYLVKSQSLNLIEIFIPKSTLKAAVPFLY, from the coding sequence ATGGGAAGGCGTACAAACAAGGCGAAGAAAAGGGGAAAGAGAATCCTGATTCTCCTCGTGATACTGGTAGTTCTCTGGGTATTGACCCTTGTTCTGGCACCAAACGAACAAGAATATGTACAGACCTCGACTTCGGGGATTCCTAATCTAGAGCTACCGGATTACTCAGCAACCGATATAGTGGTCACCCACCCAGGATATACCCTCCTCTACGATGAAGAGCATGAACAAGCGCGTTGGGTAGCTTATGAGCTTACCCGGAGCGAACTGTACGGTATGTACGAGCGTGGAGATGATTTCAGGAGTGATCCTTCTGTTCCCAGTGAATCTGCATCATTGGACGACTATCGGGGAAGTGGGTATGACCGAGGACACCTGATTCCTGCAGCTGACCTCTCATGGTCAGAAGAGGCAATGAGTGGTTCTTTCTACCTCAGCAACATGAGCCCACAGGAAGGACAATTCAACCGGGGCATATGGAGCAAGCTGGAGGCAACAGTTCGGAATTTTGCCGATACAGAAGGAAGCATCTATGTCGTCACCGGTCCTGTCCTGACTGACGGCCCGTATGACACCATTGGAGACAATGAAGTCTCCATACCAAACCAGTACTACAAGGTAATTCTGGACTACCGGGAGCCACAGCTCAAGTCCATCGCCTTTCTGCTCCCCAATGAGGGGTCGAAAAAGGATCTTGAGGATTTCGCCACCAGTATTGATGAAATCGAAACCATTACCGGTATAGATTTCTTCCACCGCCTACCAGATCCCCAGGAGACAGAACTTGAGGCGGACTATGATGTCAGAGCTTGGGATTTTAATACATTCCAGGTGAGCAAAGCAGACCGCGAAGCCTTCAATGCAGATCCTACCAACGAGGTCAAGCAACCCCAGAAAGCCACTGGCTGGTACGCAGTTGCCAAGAGTACCCTGAACACCGTCCTGTATCTGGTTAAGAGCCAGAGCCTGAACCTGATCGAAATTTTCATTCCAAAATCCACGCTCAAGGCTGCAGTTCCATTTCTGTACTGA